A region of Subdoligranulum variabile DNA encodes the following proteins:
- a CDS encoding tyrosine-type recombinase/integrase, with amino-acid sequence MPNGSGTVIKRGRTYTIIYRKVQGGRMVMRSKGGFVTKAAARAYYPMLANPQDNPQTTTVAQLWIMLQKQRKWQDISQDKRGHYATAYKRLAPIHDREIGSLRFWELQDLVEDLPGAFYPKRDAKTVLQKIYDVAVINEFISPAKAQLISYLELPSKPLTAQDARTPAEMQAIWDDWTAGHDVAGYMLIMAYLGLRTGELMAIDPDAVDLDARCVVGGIKTEAGRNREIPIARAVLPVIRQLLPQAKSGLCAYGIEKLYSEYGKMIERTGIRQLRPYCQRHTCYTRLLEVKPEIPQAVINAIVGHSNGKLADTYGHISLDAKLAAVDAMQMLPTDVNN; translated from the coding sequence GTGATCAAGCGGGGGAGGACCTACACTATCATTTACCGCAAGGTGCAGGGCGGCCGCATGGTCATGCGCAGCAAAGGAGGATTTGTCACCAAGGCGGCGGCCCGGGCTTACTATCCTATGCTGGCCAATCCTCAGGACAATCCCCAGACGACCACCGTGGCACAGCTCTGGATTATGCTGCAGAAACAGCGCAAATGGCAGGACATCAGCCAGGACAAACGCGGCCACTATGCCACCGCATACAAACGCCTGGCTCCGATCCACGACCGGGAGATTGGCTCTCTGCGGTTTTGGGAGCTGCAGGATCTGGTGGAAGATCTTCCGGGCGCCTTTTACCCGAAGCGGGATGCCAAGACGGTGCTGCAAAAGATTTACGATGTCGCGGTCATCAATGAGTTTATTTCCCCGGCCAAGGCGCAGCTGATCAGTTACCTGGAATTGCCCAGCAAACCATTGACGGCCCAGGATGCCCGCACACCCGCCGAAATGCAGGCTATTTGGGACGATTGGACCGCCGGGCATGATGTGGCCGGGTATATGCTTATCATGGCGTATTTGGGCCTCAGAACCGGGGAGCTGATGGCCATTGACCCCGATGCCGTAGATCTGGACGCCCGCTGCGTGGTGGGCGGCATCAAGACCGAGGCGGGCCGCAACCGGGAAATTCCCATTGCCCGGGCCGTGCTGCCTGTGATCCGCCAGCTGCTCCCCCAGGCCAAAAGCGGCCTGTGCGCCTACGGCATTGAAAAGCTGTACAGCGAGTACGGTAAAATGATAGAGCGCACCGGCATCCGGCAACTGCGCCCCTACTGCCAGCGGCATACCTGTTACACTCGGCTGCTGGAAGTCAAGCCGGAAATTCCTCAGGCCGTCATAAACGCCATTGTGGGGCACTCTAACGGAAAGCTGGCGGACACCTA